One window from the genome of Rhodococcus sp. ABRD24 encodes:
- a CDS encoding carboxymuconolactone decarboxylase family protein — translation MTAYEEKVGNHATPRIQPGRFKDLGPVNWATWRVLSLGSRTRDAKLFSTLGRTGGLFRGWLHYSGVLMLLPGTKLSRFEIELVILRVAHLRDCEYEMDHHIRLGRRAGVTPQILERVLAGPSDPDWSPRHRAMLTAVDQLVTSKNVDDPEWSALAAHLDDRRLVEFCLLVTQYDGLATTIDTLRVQPDF, via the coding sequence GTGACCGCGTACGAAGAGAAGGTCGGTAACCACGCCACGCCGCGGATCCAGCCGGGACGGTTCAAGGATCTCGGGCCGGTGAACTGGGCCACGTGGCGGGTGCTCTCGCTCGGCTCGCGCACCCGCGACGCCAAACTATTCAGCACGCTCGGCCGCACCGGTGGACTGTTCCGCGGCTGGCTGCACTACTCCGGTGTCCTGATGCTGCTGCCCGGCACCAAGCTGTCGCGGTTCGAAATCGAACTGGTGATCCTGCGCGTCGCGCACCTACGGGACTGCGAGTACGAGATGGATCACCATATCCGGCTCGGCCGCCGCGCCGGGGTGACGCCACAGATCCTCGAGCGGGTGCTGGCCGGCCCGTCCGATCCCGACTGGAGCCCCCGGCACCGAGCTATGCTGACGGCGGTAGATCAGCTGGTGACCAGCAAGAACGTCGATGATCCGGAGTGGTCGGCGCTGGCCGCGCACCTCGACGATCGACGGCTCGTCGAGTTCTGCCTGCTGGTCACGCAATACGACGGACTGGCCACCACGATCGACACCCTGCGAGTCCAGCCGGACTTCTGA
- a CDS encoding TetR/AcrR family transcriptional regulator, translated as MGSTRREEILFHAAKLFSERGVASTTVRDIADEVGILSGSLYHYFGSKDAIVFEIVIAFVDDLNERYEAAQVTGETGRERLDHMVAVSFEAAADHPFATEIYQNESGLSSQPDDSPISVAVRRAHDYWADAIARGVESGEFRQDIDQQHFHRMLRESVWSTVRFNRASLAHDAERLRHDLIAVFLDGFASGGPAGSASAKAAPGPVRQSEVTGRVAATANAPAANDSELDDLRRDVRELKEAIRELRLLRGN; from the coding sequence GTGGGATCGACCCGGCGAGAAGAAATTCTATTTCACGCGGCGAAGCTGTTCAGTGAGCGCGGCGTCGCGAGCACCACCGTGCGGGACATCGCCGACGAGGTCGGCATCCTGTCCGGCAGCCTCTATCACTACTTCGGTTCCAAGGATGCGATCGTCTTCGAGATCGTCATCGCGTTCGTCGACGACCTCAACGAGCGCTACGAGGCGGCGCAGGTCACCGGGGAGACCGGCAGGGAGCGCCTCGACCATATGGTGGCCGTCTCGTTCGAGGCAGCCGCCGATCATCCGTTCGCCACCGAGATCTATCAGAACGAGAGCGGGCTCTCGTCGCAGCCGGATGACAGCCCGATCTCCGTGGCGGTGCGCCGGGCCCACGATTACTGGGCCGACGCCATCGCCCGCGGCGTCGAGTCGGGCGAGTTCCGTCAGGACATCGATCAGCAGCACTTCCACCGAATGCTCCGCGAATCCGTGTGGTCGACGGTGCGATTCAATCGCGCCTCGCTCGCGCATGATGCTGAGCGTCTGCGCCACGACCTGATCGCGGTGTTCCTCGACGGGTTCGCGTCGGGTGGGCCGGCGGGATCGGCCTCGGCCAAGGCTGCGCCCGGACCCGTGCGGCAATCCGAGGTCACCGGTCGAGTTGCGGCCACCGCGAATGCTCCCGCGGCGAACGATTCGGAACTCGACGACCTGCGACGCGACGTCCGCGAGCTCAAGGAAGCGATCCGCGAACTGCGTCTGCTGCGCGGGAACTGA
- a CDS encoding GTP pyrophosphokinase family protein, translating into MDPEQLRTDFSRFMMSYRSGIAQLMTRVRVLEDEFTHINLNNPIEHVTSRLKTPESIMRKAQRIGIPLTLDDVRANVLDIAGVRITCSFISDTYRVADMITGQPDIEVREVEDYIAHPKPNGYKSLHLIVEVPVYMSDRVQQVPIELQIRTIAMDFWASLEHKIYYKFNREVPPELLAELTEAAETAHRLDMKMERLNDEFAKLKAQPGVVDDAPELALPPQLLDALNLRLQS; encoded by the coding sequence GTGGACCCTGAGCAACTCCGAACCGATTTCTCCCGTTTCATGATGTCGTACCGGTCCGGAATCGCCCAGCTGATGACGCGGGTGCGCGTCCTCGAGGACGAGTTCACCCACATCAATCTGAACAACCCCATCGAGCACGTCACGTCCCGCTTGAAGACGCCCGAGAGCATCATGCGCAAGGCACAGCGCATCGGCATCCCGCTCACTCTCGACGACGTCCGCGCGAACGTTCTCGACATCGCCGGGGTGCGGATCACGTGCAGCTTCATCTCCGACACGTACCGCGTCGCCGACATGATCACCGGCCAGCCGGACATCGAGGTGCGCGAAGTGGAGGACTACATCGCGCACCCCAAACCCAACGGCTACAAGAGCCTGCACCTGATCGTCGAGGTGCCCGTGTACATGAGCGACCGCGTGCAGCAGGTGCCGATCGAACTCCAGATCCGCACCATCGCAATGGACTTCTGGGCGAGCCTCGAACACAAGATCTACTACAAGTTCAATCGGGAGGTCCCACCCGAGCTGCTGGCCGAGCTCACCGAGGCCGCCGAGACCGCGCACCGGCTCGATATGAAGATGGAACGGCTCAACGACGAGTTCGCCAAGCTCAAGGCTCAACCGGGTGTCGTAGACGACGCCCCCGAGCTCGCGCTGCCACCACAGCTGCTCGACGCGCTCAACCTGCGGCTGCAGAGCTAG